Proteins encoded within one genomic window of Setaria italica strain Yugu1 chromosome IV, Setaria_italica_v2.0, whole genome shotgun sequence:
- the LOC101784980 gene encoding aspartate aminotransferase, mitochondrial encodes MAMTRAAAAANGRHRRWGPAAAATTRAMASWFGHVEPAAKDPILGVTEAFLADPSPDKVNVGVGAYRDDNGRPVVLECVREAERRIAGSMNMEYLPMGGSVKMIEESLKLAYGEDSEFIKDKRIAAVQALSGTGACRLFADFQKRFLPDTQIYIPTPTWANHHNIWRDAHVPQRTFTYYHPESRGLDFSGLMDDIKNAPDGSFFLLHACAHNPTGVDPSEEQWREISQQFKVKKHFPFFDMAYQGFASGDPERDAKAIRIFLEDGHQIGCAQSYAKNMGLYGQRAGCLSILCDDEMQAVAVKSQLQQLARPMYSNPPLHGALIVSTILSDPELKTLWLKEVKGMADRIIGMRKSLKENLERLGSPLSWEHVTNQIGMFCYSGMTPEQVDRLTSEFHIYMTRNGRISMAGVTTGNVAYLANAIHEVTKPN; translated from the exons ATGGCGATGAcgcgcgcagccgccgccgcgaacGGGCGGCACCGCCGGTGGGGGcctgcggcggcagcgacgacgaggGCCATGGcgtcgtggttcgggcacgtgGAGCCCGCGGCCAAGGACCCCATCCTCGGCGTCACCGAGGCCTTCCTCGCCGACCCTTCCCCGGACAAAGTGAACGTCGGCGTC GGCGCGTACCGGGACGACAACGGCCGGCCCGTGGTGCTGGAGTGCGTGCGCGAGGCGGAGCGTCGCATCGCCGGGAGCATGAACAT GGAGTACCTACCTATGGGAGGAAGTGTGAAGATGATCGAGGAATCACTGAAGCTGGCATATGGGGAGGATTCAGAGTTCATCAAGGACAAGAGAATTGCAGCAGTGCAAGCTCTTTCAGGGACTGGGGCATGTCGTCTCTTTGCAGATTTCCAGAAGCGTTTCTTGCCTGATACACAGATCTATATACCGACACCAACATGGGCCAA CCATCACAATATTTGGAGGGATGCCCATGTACCACAAAGAACATTTACCTATTACCATCCAGAGTCAAGAGGACTTGACTTTTCAGGCCTAATGGATGATATAAAG AATGCCCCAGATGGTTCATTCTTTTTGCTTCATGCTTGTGCTCATAATCCCACTGGTGTTGATCCTTCGGAGGAACAGTGGAGAGAGATATCTCAACAGTTCAAG GTGAAGAAACATTTTCCATTCTTTGACATGGCATATCAAGGATTTGCCAGTGGTGACCCAGAAAGAGATGCAAAGGCAATTCGCATCTTTCTTGAAGATGGACACCAAATTGGATGTGCGCAGTCATATGCCAAAAACATGGGACTTTACGGACAAAGAGCAGGATGCCTTAG TATTCTGTGTGACGATGAGATGCAAGCAGTTGCTGTTAAGAGCCAATTGCAACAACTTGCCAGACCTATGTACAGCAACCCGCCACTTCATGGTGCACTAATTGTTTCAACTATCCTGTCTGATCCAGAATTGAAAACTTTATGGCTTAAAGAGGTCAAG GGTATGGCTGATCGCATCATTGGAATGCGGAAATCACTCAAGGAGAACCTTGAAAGGTTGGGTTCGCCATTGTCATGGGAACATGTCACTAATCAG ATTGGAATGTTCTGCTACAGTGGTATGACGCCTGAACAAGTTGATCGATTGACAAGTGAATTCCATATCTACATGACTCGCAATGGGAGGATAAG TATGGCTGGTGTAACTACAGGGAATGTCGCCTATTTGGCCAATGCTATTCATGAGGTTACCAAGCCAAACTGA
- the LOC101786186 gene encoding serine/threonine-protein kinase 19 isoform X1, protein MTEPSSSYSLSSKKRPRSPNNNDEHPQGRDQICSSLEDNLTFNDTMIALQLMRTQFPKLEKVVVQPFILQSQLYSSVKDRTQVDRDLESFKKDKLLRIFKLSSGQDDHAIMFMDDYLKQVAFAIKRSGGKDQDGSEVFKWFERYVIPSKLDVSINQIELCSLLSRGGGVTDKHITLLMNAGLLTRQLIDPNIYWFAIPRIGPILKGLSQGRKEILSLLNRKKYKEMLLSSLEKTKLRLSPLDTRFLLRDLIGSGHIKTVQTPTGLLARITRD, encoded by the exons ATGACAGAACCATCATCATCGTATTCATTGTCCTCCAAAAAACGACCACGCTCTCCTAATAATAATGATGAACATCCTCAAGGCAGAGATCAAATATGCTCAAGCCTTG AGGACAATCTTACATTCAATGATACCATGATAGCCCTTCAATTGATGCGCACACAGTTTCCAAAGCTGGAAAAG GTTGTGGTGCAGCCATTCATTTTGCAGTCACAATTGTATAGCAGCGTGAAGGATAGAACACAAGTTGACAGAGACTTGGAG TCATTCAAGAAAGACAAATTATTACGTATATTCAAACTTAGTTCCGGGCAGGATGATCATGCAATCATGTTCATGGATGATTATTTGAAACAG GTTGCTTTTGCTATCAAGCGGTCAGGGGGCAAAGATCAAGATGGTAGTGAAGTGTTTAAATGGTTTGAGAGATATGTTATCCCTTCGAAACTGGATGTTAGCATAAATCAAATAGAGCTG TGTTCACTGTTATCACGCGGTGGTGGTGTGACAGACAAACATATCACACTATTGATGAATGCTGGTCTCTTA ACTCGCCAACTTATTGATCCAAACATTTACTGGTTTGCTATTCCAAGAATTGGCCCTATACTGAAAGGCCTATCCCAG GGTAGGAAGGAAATTCTTTCGTTGTTGAACCGTAAAAAGTACAAGGAGATGCTGCTCTCTTCGCTGGAGAAGACAAAGTTAAGATTATCGCCTCTTGATacacgattcctcctccgcgaTTTGATTGGATCCGGTCACATAAAAACAGTTCAGACACCTACTGGTTTACTTGCTCGCATAACAAGAGATTGA
- the LOC101786186 gene encoding serine/threonine-protein kinase 19 isoform X2, protein MLKPCSDDAEDNLTFNDTMIALQLMRTQFPKLEKVVVQPFILQSQLYSSVKDRTQVDRDLESFKKDKLLRIFKLSSGQDDHAIMFMDDYLKQVAFAIKRSGGKDQDGSEVFKWFERYVIPSKLDVSINQIELCSLLSRGGGVTDKHITLLMNAGLLTRQLIDPNIYWFAIPRIGPILKGLSQGRKEILSLLNRKKYKEMLLSSLEKTKLRLSPLDTRFLLRDLIGSGHIKTVQTPTGLLARITRD, encoded by the exons ATGCTCAAGCCTTG TTCTGATGATGCAGAGGACAATCTTACATTCAATGATACCATGATAGCCCTTCAATTGATGCGCACACAGTTTCCAAAGCTGGAAAAG GTTGTGGTGCAGCCATTCATTTTGCAGTCACAATTGTATAGCAGCGTGAAGGATAGAACACAAGTTGACAGAGACTTGGAG TCATTCAAGAAAGACAAATTATTACGTATATTCAAACTTAGTTCCGGGCAGGATGATCATGCAATCATGTTCATGGATGATTATTTGAAACAG GTTGCTTTTGCTATCAAGCGGTCAGGGGGCAAAGATCAAGATGGTAGTGAAGTGTTTAAATGGTTTGAGAGATATGTTATCCCTTCGAAACTGGATGTTAGCATAAATCAAATAGAGCTG TGTTCACTGTTATCACGCGGTGGTGGTGTGACAGACAAACATATCACACTATTGATGAATGCTGGTCTCTTA ACTCGCCAACTTATTGATCCAAACATTTACTGGTTTGCTATTCCAAGAATTGGCCCTATACTGAAAGGCCTATCCCAG GGTAGGAAGGAAATTCTTTCGTTGTTGAACCGTAAAAAGTACAAGGAGATGCTGCTCTCTTCGCTGGAGAAGACAAAGTTAAGATTATCGCCTCTTGATacacgattcctcctccgcgaTTTGATTGGATCCGGTCACATAAAAACAGTTCAGACACCTACTGGTTTACTTGCTCGCATAACAAGAGATTGA
- the LOC101786186 gene encoding agamous-like MADS-box protein AGL62 isoform X3: MGRPSKGRQRIEIRLIKDADRLEVTFSKRKSGLLKKASELSLLCGAHVAFVVFSPGGRAFALGTPSVDHVLRRFDPLPGDEDDGELLALLQEGDGVSAMADRGAVEAIVRRTEEIKAHVAAEKARMDAIGEKVRQAMVKTGGKFWWEADVDALGEAELPEFARALRRLRDNVQRHVDLLLASA, from the coding sequence ATGGGGAGGCCGAGCAAGGGGCGGCAGCGCATCGAGATCCGCCTCATCAAGGACGCCGACCGGCTCGAGGTCACCTTCTCCAAGCGCAAGTCCGGGCTGCTCAAGAAGGCCTCCGAGCTCTCCCTCCTCTGCGGCGCGCACGTCGCCTTCGTCGTCTTCTCCCCCGGCGGCAGGGCGTTCGCGCTGGGCACCCCTTCCGTCGACCACGTCCTCCGCCGCTTCGACCCGCTGccgggcgacgaggacgacggcgagctcCTTGCGCTGCTTCAGGAAGGCGACGGCGTGAGCGCCATGGCGGACCGCGGGGCCGTGGAGGCCATTGTGCGGCGGACGGAGGAGATCAAGGCGCACGTGGCGGCGGAAAAGGCTCGGATGGACGCCATCGGGGAGAAGGTGCGCCAGGCCATGGTCAAAACCGGGGGGAAGTTCTGGTGGGAGGCGGATGTGGATGCGCTCGGGGAGGCTGAGCTGCCGGAGTTCGCCAGGGCGCTCCGTCGGCTCAGGGACAACGTGCAGCGCCACGTGGACCTGCTGTTGGCCTCTGCTTAG